The region TCCACCTTGAACGGTTGGAGATTTTCGCAATAATTTCATAAATATTTTATTTAATACATTTAACAACATATCAATCTTTGCCCCTATTTTCTCCAACTTGTTTTCTCCTTAAACTTGGATATCTCCAACTATCTCTTCAGAGGGATCAAGATTAAACATCTTGAAAAACAAGCCCTCTTTTTGAAGGAGATTCACCATGCCAAGAGAAAACATGGAGACCACGCAAAGACCCGACCTGTCGGAGCTTCTCAGGGAGCTGCCGCCGTTTGTATCCAGGAAGCACCCACGTTTCAAGGAACTGACTGGGTATAGTCCGCGATCCCTGGCAAACATGGATAGTTTGGGGATGACGAAAGCTGTCAAGAAAATCATGTTGGGGGGCGCTGTCGCCTACCAGCGGGAAAGCCTTGTGGCGTGGCTTGAAGAGCGGTCGAGAGTTATCGGGTAGGGGCAGGCCATGAACTTACTCGCACGCTACAACGAATCGCTGAAAAACATTGTGCCGCCAGGTTGTGGCTGTCATCCCTATCTATTGAGCACCGCCAATTATGGAGTCCTGGCTGGACTGACTGCCGAGCAAATCTTTTCGGATATCCGGAACGCTATCCCCCAGGGATCGAGGCGAATCCCCGACAAAGAAATACAGGACGCGATCAATAAGGCGTTATCTGACCACAACGGCGGATCATTCACCCCAAAGAAAAGACCGGCGCCCGTGGTGAATGACGGTAAAACTGCCCTTCAAAAAATCATCTGTCAGGCAAAAATCACGACCGAAGTTGATCTGTTTGATGTCTCCCCAGTCAAGATCACCTGGGAGCCGGAAGAAGATACAATCAATTTTCTGTCCCTGTTGTTTGATCCTGGGGATCATATCTTCATCGGGGATAAGTTCGGAACGACCGTCAAGCCTGTTTTTGACTGGATTGATGGATTTAGGAAAGGGGCAAAGACCTCCCCGCATATCATCCCGAATCCGATGACAGGGCGGGAAGGCATGACAAAAGACGGGAAACCCTCTTATAGATGCGACAACACCGTTAAGAAATACAGTCATTGCATGGCAGAATTTGACGACCTTTCCCGTGCAGATCAAATCCGTTTTTGGTCAGCGGCACGCCTGCCGGTTGTCTGCCTTATAGACAGCGGGGGGAAGTCAATTCACGCATGGCTTGACGTTCAAAAACTGGCCACGGTTGAGACGCCGGAGCAATGGCAATCAGCGATCAAACAGCGCCTATATGACAGTCTGCTGGCACCTCTGGGAGTCGATAAGGCATGTTCTAATCCGGCACGGTTAAGCAGGCTGCCGGGGCATTACCGCACTGAAAAAGGGAACTATCAAAGAATCCTCTGGCTATCAGGCCTGGAAGGAAGGTTCATCGCATGAATAACGATTTCGAAGATCAGGTAAGAGCAACAGAACTACCGACCACGGTTAATGCATCGACCCTGCTTGAATCGGAACCACCTGAGCCGGATCAGATTATGAAAGACACTTTTGACAAAGGAGATAAAGTAGCTTTTATCGCATCATCAAAACTGAAAAAGACGTTTTTCCTATTGATGTTTCTCCTTTGCCTGGCTGCCGGGCGACCGTTTCTATCATGGCACATACAGAAGCCACGGCGAATCCTTCATGTTCAATTTGAAATACAAGATCATCATTACCATCGGCGTGTTAAGCGCATGGCTAAGGCAATGGGGATCACGGCCACCGACCTGGGGGACAGATTCACTATCCTGAACGCAAGGGGGCTTGGTATAGCCGGGCCGGAAGGAATTGAAAAGATCGGATTAATCGCGGCAAATATAAACCCGGAAATCATATCTTTTGACCCTCTATATAAAGTAGCAACAGGCGCGGAAAATGCGGCAGAGGACTTGAAGGGAATCCTCAATTGTTTTGATGAACTGGCAAAAAAGACAGGCGCGGCGATCCTTTACGTTCACCATGATCCAAAAGGAAATTCTGGCGATAGAGATGTTAGAGACAGGGGCGCGGGTTCTAACGTTCTTGGAAGAGATTATGACGCAGCGATCACCCTGACGCCGCACGCTACAGAGTTGGACGCAGCAGTTGTCGAGACCCTTCTTAGGAATTACCGCCCACAAGAACCGTTCACTATTCAATGGATCGAAGATCAAGACACCGGCGGTTACCGTTTCGAGGAGCGACCGGACATCCTGCCGGAAAAGAAAACATCCAAAACGAGAACACAGGCACCAGCACTGTCTGTTTATCTTCCGGCGTCTCTCTCTATACTGGGAGATGAGGAAATGGAAATTGCACCTTTCAAGGAAGTATTCAAAAAGCAAACCGGATTAGGCGACAACAGAGTCAGAGACTTTATATCATGGGCGACATCCGGCGGGAATCCATATCTCATCACAAGGGAAGAGCGGGGAATAGGAAAACACAAAAAATGGGTAAAAACTGGAAGACATTCTAACGATGAAGAATAATCTCGTCCGGCCTCTCTGCATAGAGCTGTTAGAACCGTTAGAACTTACAATAACCGTAGTAACTTTTCTAACCGTTCTTGAGTGTAGAACTGTTACACGCCCTTATATAGGGCGTAACGTTTCTACTCTAAGAGCGTCGGCGTGCTTGCAGCTTCGACGAGGACAAGACAAAAAGTATATCACAACCACGAGGACACAATGACGAGACAGAAAGAAATGCAGGAACACAACGAAAAGGAGGAGACACAGATGAACACCAAACAGCGGGTTATTCGAATGGAGGAAAAGCTTCAGGTTAATCAGGAGCCGAAAACCTTAGAGGAAATGCAACAAAAACTTTTTAGCGGCGGTTATGGGCTTATAAGACCGATGTCTATTGTGTCCTACGTCGCGTCAGGCGGGTCCTGGGATCATTTCAAAGGTAAATTGCCGGATCTCCTTATTGCATCTATCCGGGAAACCTTAGAGAAAACCACAGGATTCAATGAATGCCGGGCCAAACATTTAGAAACTGCTTAAATGAGTGGACAGATTATGACGAAATCTGACAAAAAACATGAATTGTCTGAGAGGCAGAAAAAGGCAATCCCTTTTCTCGTTCAATCATCGACCGTGGAGGAAGGCTGCAAGGTGGCAAAAATATCCAGGGAGACTTACTATCAATGGCTCTCCGATTCCCTGTTTAAAGACGAACTGAAGCGGCAGCGGGACCAGGTTATTGAGGACGCACTGAATATCATGAAGGCCAACATAACGAAGGCCGTTAACGCTTTGGTGGGCCTTCTGAACACTAATAACGATAACCTCAAGCGTTATGTGGCGAATGATGTATTGGGGCATGTCCTGAAGGCAAAAGAGATTGAGGATCTCGACGCACGGATAACAGAACTTGAAAGACTGATCAAGGAGAAGAAAGCATGAATATGATAACCCACCTGTCAGTTCGCCTCTCCCATCAAGATAAAAGGCGCCCAGTAAAAGGGATTGTCATAACCGCTGTTGCGCAGGTAATTTTTTGCATCTTTGAGCGCGGTCATTTTATCTTTACCGCTTTTCAGTCCCTCAAAGAAGTTGACCATGAGCTTATATGTGGATTCATCGGCAACG is a window of Deltaproteobacteria bacterium DNA encoding:
- a CDS encoding AAA family ATPase, which produces MNNDFEDQVRATELPTTVNASTLLESEPPEPDQIMKDTFDKGDKVAFIASSKLKKTFFLLMFLLCLAAGRPFLSWHIQKPRRILHVQFEIQDHHYHRRVKRMAKAMGITATDLGDRFTILNARGLGIAGPEGIEKIGLIAANINPEIISFDPLYKVATGAENAAEDLKGILNCFDELAKKTGAAILYVHHDPKGNSGDRDVRDRGAGSNVLGRDYDAAITLTPHATELDAAVVETLLRNYRPQEPFTIQWIEDQDTGGYRFEERPDILPEKKTSKTRTQAPALSVYLPASLSILGDEEMEIAPFKEVFKKQTGLGDNRVRDFISWATSGGNPYLITREERGIGKHKKWVKTGRHSNDEE
- a CDS encoding phBC6A51 family helix-turn-helix protein, with amino-acid sequence MTKSDKKHELSERQKKAIPFLVQSSTVEEGCKVAKISRETYYQWLSDSLFKDELKRQRDQVIEDALNIMKANITKAVNALVGLLNTNNDNLKRYVANDVLGHVLKAKEIEDLDARITELERLIKEKKA